Proteins encoded within one genomic window of Triticum aestivum cultivar Chinese Spring chromosome 2D, IWGSC CS RefSeq v2.1, whole genome shotgun sequence:
- the LOC123052961 gene encoding dirigent protein 1, protein MAPHAAVLLSLLLLTTCAADTHLHFFLHDVVSGSNPTAVQVIKGPASSSNALPDVAFGDTTVIDDALTETSSPTSAPVGRAQGFYMMSSQSGMVLMMCVNLLLTTGDYNGSTLAVIGRDDVMTTTRELSVVGGTGKFRMATGYVVWKTNSSSGADATIELDVYTTGLNGTATIDANAPVSPIDGSGATGKSSSGAAALRGAVPYGWANAWVAAVLVALAGCVW, encoded by the coding sequence ATGGCTCCTCACGCCGctgtcctcctctccctcctcctgctCACCACCTGCGCGGCGGACACGCATCTCCACTTCTTCCTCCACGACGTGGTCTCCGGCAGCAACCCGACGGCGGTGCAGGTCATCAAGGGTCCTGCCTCGTCGTCCAACGCCCTCCCGGACGTGGCCTTCGGCGACACGACCGTCATCGACGACGCGCTGACGGagacctcgtcgccgacgtcggCGCCCGTGGGGCGCGCGCAGGGGTTCTACATGATGTCGTCGCAGTCGGGCATGGTGCTGATGATGTGCGTGAACCTGCTGCTCACCACGGGGGACTACAACGGCAGCACGCTGGCCGTCATCGGCCGCGACGACGTCATGACCACCACGCGGGAGCTCTCCGTGGTGGGCGGCACGGGGAAGTTCCGGATGGCGACGGGGTACGTGGTGTGGAAGACCAATAGCTCGAGCGGCGCCGACGCCACCATCGAGCTTGACGTCTACACCACCGGCCTCAACGGCACCGCCACCATCGACGCCAACGCGCCCGTCTCCCCCATCGACGGGAGCGGCGCCACCGGCAAGTCGTCctcgggcgcggcggcgctgagaGGAGCAGTGCCGTACGGGTGGGCCAACGCGTGGGTGGCCGCCGTCCTTGTAGCTCTGGCTGGTTGCGTTTGGTGA